Proteins from a single region of Hordeum vulgare subsp. vulgare chromosome 6H, MorexV3_pseudomolecules_assembly, whole genome shotgun sequence:
- the LOC123405410 gene encoding transcription regulator FGM4-like, whose product MAHSYQELFLAAESGAASVFASLSPTDLAAALSLRNEDVRSPVHVTAASGHPKVVTALVDAVGDAVASAVNGKDEEGWAPIHSMASSGNTEIVDILLEHWSR is encoded by the exons GAGCTCTTCCTGGCCGCGGAGTCCGGGGCCGCCAGCGTCTtcgcctccctctcccccaccgaCCTCGCCGCTGCCCTCTCCCTCCGGAACGAGGACGTCCGATCCCCCGTCCACGTCACCGCCGCCTCCGGCCACCCCAAG GTCGTCACCGCGCTTGTGGATGCGGTGGGCGACGCCGTGGCGAGCGCCGTGAACGGGAAGGACGAGGAAGGGTGGGCTCCGATTCACTCCATGGCCAGCAGCGGCAACACCGAGATCGTCGATATCCTGCTCGAACACT GGAGTCGATGA